One stretch of Candidatus Brocadiaceae bacterium DNA includes these proteins:
- a CDS encoding DUF3387 domain-containing protein, with the protein MIPEAGGLDGKAMIVAMSRRIAADLYKEIIKIRPQWHSDDLKKGVIKVVMTSSSSDGPEISKHHTTKEQRRALSDRMKETEDELKLVIVRDMWLTGFDAPCLHTLYIDKPMKGHNLMQAIARVNRVYKDKPGGLVVDYLGIASDLKKALSFYSDSGGKGDPAVAQGKAVQLMLEKLEIVSQMFCGFAYEEYFEADTGKKLSLILAAEEHILGIENGRKRYIDEVTALSQAFCIAIPHEQAMDVKDEVAFFQAVKSRLAKFDRTGSGKTDEEIETAIRQVIDKALVTEQVIDVFDAAGIKKPDISILSEEFLLEVKNMEHKNIALEVLKKLLNDEIKSRVKKNLIQSKTLMEMLENSIRKYHNKILTAAEVIEELIELSKDIQKMDKEPQEMGMSDFEYAFYTAIANNDSAREVMEKDKLRELAVVLFEKVKENASIDWTIKESVKSKLKVIVKRTLRQYGYPPDMQKLATHTVLKQAELIVEELAGRD; encoded by the coding sequence ATGATCCCGGAGGCGGGGGGGCTTGATGGTAAGGCTATGATTGTGGCCATGTCTCGTCGTATTGCTGCTGATTTGTACAAAGAAATCATCAAAATTAGACCACAATGGCACAGTGACGACCTGAAAAAAGGTGTCATTAAAGTGGTCATGACTTCATCATCTTCTGATGGCCCGGAAATATCCAAACACCACACGACCAAGGAACAGCGCAGAGCCTTATCTGATAGAATGAAAGAAACTGAGGATGAACTTAAACTGGTAATTGTCCGGGACATGTGGCTTACGGGATTTGATGCGCCTTGTCTGCACACCCTCTATATCGATAAACCGATGAAGGGACATAATCTGATGCAGGCGATAGCACGGGTGAATAGGGTTTACAAAGATAAGCCCGGTGGTCTTGTAGTTGATTATCTGGGTATTGCCTCTGATCTTAAAAAAGCCCTGTCCTTCTATTCTGATAGCGGCGGCAAGGGCGACCCTGCCGTCGCACAGGGAAAAGCCGTCCAACTTATGCTTGAGAAACTTGAAATCGTTTCGCAGATGTTCTGCGGTTTTGCTTATGAGGAATACTTTGAAGCCGATACAGGCAAAAAGCTGTCTCTTATTCTTGCCGCGGAGGAGCATATACTGGGAATAGAAAATGGGAGAAAGCGATATATTGATGAAGTAACCGCTCTGTCTCAAGCGTTTTGCATAGCGATACCCCATGAACAGGCAATGGATGTTAAGGATGAGGTCGCTTTTTTTCAGGCGGTCAAATCCAGACTTGCGAAATTCGACAGAACCGGTTCCGGCAAGACCGATGAAGAGATAGAAACGGCGATACGGCAAGTCATAGACAAGGCGCTCGTAACGGAGCAGGTCATAGATGTTTTTGATGCCGCCGGAATCAAGAAACCGGATATTTCCATACTTTCAGAAGAATTTCTTCTGGAAGTCAAGAATATGGAACATAAAAATATTGCCCTTGAAGTATTAAAGAAATTGCTCAATGATGAAATAAAATCACGCGTTAAAAAGAATCTGATACAAAGTAAAACCTTGATGGAGATGCTTGAGAACTCTATCAGGAAATATCACAACAAGATATTAACGGCGGCGGAGGTTATTGAAGAGCTGATTGAACTGAGCAAGGACATTCAAAAGATGGACAAGGAACCACAGGAAATGGGAATGTCAGATTTTGAATATGCTTTTTACACCGCTATTGCAAATAATGATAGTGCTCGTGAAGTAATGGAGAAGGACAAACTGAGAGAGCTGGCCGTTGTCCTGTTTGAAAAAGTAAAAGAAAACGCCTCAATCGACTGGACAATTAAAGAAAGTGTTAAATCAAAGTTAAAAGTTATTGTAAAGCGGACGTTAAGACAATATGGCTATCCGCCTGATATGCAGAAACTAGCCACACATACTGTATTGAAACAGGCAGAGCTGATAGTAGAAGAGTTGGCAGGTAGAGATTGA
- a CDS encoding helix-turn-helix domain-containing protein, with protein sequence MMQKRYVSVKDLSVYTSFSVKSLYEWADSGQIPSIKYGSRVLFDLHDIDKIMEALKRNTSNPKNTTRKIIGDISCN encoded by the coding sequence ATGATGCAAAAACGATATGTAAGCGTTAAGGACCTATCTGTATATACGTCTTTCTCGGTTAAGTCACTCTATGAATGGGCAGATTCCGGACAAATACCATCCATAAAGTACGGAAGCCGGGTGCTCTTTGATTTACATGATATCGACAAAATCATGGAGGCATTAAAACGCAACACGAGTAATCCAAAGAACACCACCCGGAAAATTATTGGAGATATTTCGTGCAACTGA
- a CDS encoding type I restriction endonuclease: MNKITENTIEEFTIELLKNSGYQYIFAPSIAPDGDTPERKTFEDVLLIERLQTAVGRINPEIPEDIREDAVKQILRLNSPELITNNETFHRMLTEGIKVSYQRNGSDRGDLVWLIDFQNPDNNEFLVTNQFTIIENGVNKRPDIILFVNGLPLVVIELKNPADENATVISAFRQLQTYKEAIPSLFTYNGFMIISDGLEAKAGSLSAGLSRFMAWKTADGKVESSPLIGQLETLIKGMLNRITLLDIIRHFIVFEKSKKEDRETGIITIQTVKKLAYYHQYYAVNRAVESTMRAAGYVPTPDPSEEGNIIHDSSHEGNIISGLYKEGNMSSVLSQEGNISSDLSRVCNITKSKLPGAGKNKSPLHGGDTVVGRKIIPYNPKLKELARKLRKNMTLSEVLLWNQLKQKKMLGFDFDRQRPIDEYIVDFYCKDLMLAIEIDGESHNYEEIYENDIKRQERLESLGVRFLRFHDLDIKKNLEDVLRVIEHWIKEHQNDLVGRVPTPDPSQEGNTSTISSQEGNICTDSSLEGNVYSELSQEVNKSLPWEGGSKSREGSIKESPVSYGLPGVMTQPVGDRKGGVVWHTQGSGKSLSMVFYTGKIVLALDNPTILVITDRNDLDDQLFDTFAASKQLLRQEPVQAEDREHLKELLKVASGGVVFTTIQKFQPEEGNVYEQLSDRENIIVIADEAHRTQYGFKAKTIDVKDDKGNIVGKKIVYGFAKYMRDALPNATYLGFTGTPIESDDVNTPATFGNYVDIYDILQAVDDGATVRIFYESRLAKIRLSEEGKKLISDLDEELGQDELSQTQKAKAKWTQLEALIGSEDRIKQVAQDIITHFELRNDPGGGGA, from the coding sequence ATGAACAAGATAACTGAGAATACTATAGAAGAATTTACCATAGAGTTACTCAAAAATTCAGGTTACCAGTACATTTTTGCCCCTTCCATCGCTCCGGATGGAGACACACCTGAAAGGAAGACATTTGAAGATGTGCTGTTAATTGAGCGGTTACAAACAGCGGTCGGCAGGATTAATCCTGAAATCCCAGAGGATATCAGAGAAGATGCTGTAAAACAGATACTCCGGCTCAACTCTCCTGAGTTGATCACCAATAATGAAACCTTTCACCGTATGCTTACTGAGGGCATAAAGGTAAGTTACCAGAGGAACGGCAGTGACCGTGGAGATTTGGTCTGGCTTATTGATTTTCAAAATCCTGATAATAACGAATTTCTTGTTACCAACCAGTTTACGATTATCGAAAATGGTGTAAATAAGCGTCCCGATATCATTCTCTTTGTAAACGGTTTACCACTTGTAGTTATCGAACTTAAAAATCCTGCCGATGAAAACGCGACTGTAATATCCGCCTTCAGGCAACTCCAAACCTACAAAGAGGCAATCCCCTCTTTGTTTACCTACAACGGTTTTATGATTATTTCTGATGGTCTGGAGGCAAAGGCCGGTTCTCTTTCCGCGGGATTAAGCCGCTTTATGGCGTGGAAAACTGCAGACGGTAAGGTTGAGTCTTCTCCTCTGATCGGCCAACTGGAAACGCTCATTAAGGGTATGCTGAATAGGATTACACTGTTAGATATTATCCGCCATTTCATTGTATTTGAAAAATCCAAAAAAGAGGACAGAGAGACCGGCATTATTACCATACAGACGGTGAAGAAACTTGCATACTATCATCAGTATTATGCGGTAAACAGGGCAGTAGAATCGACGATGAGAGCGGCGGGGTATGTACCCACCCCTGACCCCTCCGAGGAGGGGAACATAATTCACGACTCCTCACATGAGGGGAATATAATTTCCGGACTCTACAAGGAGGGGAATATGAGTTCTGTCCTATCACAAGAGGGGAATATTTCTTCTGACCTCTCCCGTGTATGCAATATAACAAAAAGTAAACTTCCCGGTGCCGGTAAAAACAAAAGTCCCCTCCATGGAGGGGATACAGTGGTGGGTAGAAAAATCATCCCTTACAATCCAAAACTCAAGGAATTGGCAAGAAAGCTGCGAAAAAATATGACGCTTTCCGAGGTTCTGCTCTGGAACCAGTTAAAGCAGAAGAAAATGCTCGGCTTTGATTTTGATCGTCAAAGACCTATTGATGAGTATATCGTTGATTTCTATTGTAAAGATTTAATGCTGGCAATTGAGATTGACGGTGAAAGTCATAATTATGAAGAGATTTATGAGAATGATATTAAAAGGCAAGAAAGACTTGAATCATTAGGAGTACGTTTTTTACGTTTTCATGATTTGGATATAAAAAAGAATCTTGAAGATGTGCTCAGGGTAATAGAGCATTGGATTAAGGAGCATCAAAATGATTTGGTGGGGAGAGTACCCACCCCTGACCCCTCCCAGGAGGGGAATACATCTACCATCTCCTCGCAGGAGGGGAATATATGTACCGATTCCTCCCTGGAGGGGAATGTTTATTCAGAACTTTCTCAGGAAGTGAATAAGTCCCTCCCTTGGGAGGGTGGCTCGAAGAGTCGGGAGGGGTCTATAAAGGAATCACCTGTAAGCTATGGTTTACCTGGAGTCATGACACAACCAGTTGGCGACAGGAAAGGTGGTGTTGTCTGGCATACGCAGGGGAGTGGAAAATCCCTGTCGATGGTTTTCTATACAGGGAAGATTGTTCTCGCATTAGATAATCCCACCATTCTGGTGATCACTGACAGGAATGATCTGGACGACCAGTTATTTGATACCTTTGCGGCATCGAAACAGCTTCTCAGGCAGGAACCTGTTCAAGCAGAGGATAGAGAACACCTGAAGGAGCTTCTCAAAGTCGCATCTGGCGGGGTTGTCTTCACAACCATTCAGAAATTTCAACCTGAAGAAGGGAATGTGTATGAACAATTATCCGACAGGGAAAATATAATCGTCATAGCAGATGAAGCGCACCGCACACAATATGGGTTTAAAGCAAAGACCATTGATGTAAAAGACGATAAAGGCAATATTGTTGGGAAAAAGATAGTGTACGGATTTGCTAAATATATGCGTGATGCCCTGCCCAACGCAACATATCTCGGTTTTACTGGTACGCCAATCGAAAGTGACGATGTAAACACACCCGCTACTTTTGGCAACTATGTTGATATTTATGATATTTTACAGGCCGTTGATGATGGCGCAACAGTCAGGATTTTTTACGAAAGCAGATTGGCAAAGATAAGGCTCAGTGAAGAAGGGAAAAAACTTATTTCTGATTTGGATGAAGAGCTTGGCCAGGACGAATTATCTCAAACTCAGAAGGCAAAAGCCAAGTGGACACAATTGGAAGCATTAATAGGCAGTGAAGATCGGATAAAGCAGGTGGCACAGGATATTATCACTCATTTCGAGCTTAGGAATGATCCCGGAGGCGGGGGGGCTTGA
- a CDS encoding tyrosine-type recombinase/integrase produces MREHAPRRSEKTQKSYASYLKNLKSFFGNKTLSEITSSEISAYKVSRYDTGRKPATINRELAMLSKAFNLAVKEWEWVRENPVSKIPKEREENGRERWLTFGEEKKLLGQCPPWLHDIVVLDLHTGLRQDELLSLTWDKVNLPGKRITIEKTQNTKKSKTRTIPLSNAALEVLIKQNGKKMPGNDLVFFSIAGKKVSADSLRRVFGKSLEKAQIENFTFHDLRHTFATRLAQKGVDIYKISKLLGHASLRMTLRYSHHCPKSLRDAVEVLDVDYNMTTVEEKWKVSIA; encoded by the coding sequence ATGCGGGAACATGCACCAAGGAGATCCGAGAAAACGCAGAAAAGTTATGCCTCATATCTGAAAAACCTCAAATCTTTCTTTGGCAATAAAACGTTATCCGAAATAACATCCAGCGAGATATCAGCATATAAGGTGTCACGGTATGATACCGGGAGAAAACCAGCAACGATCAACAGGGAACTGGCGATGCTCTCAAAGGCATTCAACCTTGCCGTAAAGGAATGGGAGTGGGTCAGGGAAAACCCCGTTTCCAAGATACCAAAAGAGCGGGAGGAGAATGGAAGAGAGCGTTGGCTAACCTTTGGGGAAGAAAAGAAGCTGCTTGGACAGTGCCCGCCGTGGCTTCATGACATCGTTGTCCTTGATTTGCATACCGGTTTGCGCCAGGATGAGCTCCTGTCTCTTACGTGGGACAAGGTGAACTTACCCGGCAAGCGCATCACTATTGAAAAAACACAAAACACAAAGAAAAGCAAAACAAGGACGATTCCACTAAGCAATGCTGCGCTGGAAGTGTTGATAAAGCAAAACGGGAAGAAAATGCCTGGAAATGATCTGGTCTTTTTCAGCATCGCCGGGAAGAAAGTTTCTGCCGATAGCCTCAGAAGGGTATTTGGTAAATCCCTGGAAAAGGCACAAATAGAGAATTTCACGTTTCATGATCTTCGCCATACCTTTGCAACAAGGCTTGCACAAAAAGGTGTGGATATTTATAAAATTTCAAAACTCCTCGGGCATGCAAGTCTCAGGATGACGCTTCGCTACAGCCATCATTGTCCTAAAAGTTTACGTGACGCCGTTGAGGTTCTGGATGTTGACTACAATATGACTACAGTTGAAGAAAAATGGAAGGTGTCAATCGCCTGA
- a CDS encoding tyrosine-type recombinase/integrase, protein MAGLNYHKKAKQFYFAPIVEGKRLTVYLGKDEEQAKIAYREYVSKIKRHKKKLKKNSAKKTAEEKLSGMISQLEKQHRKPKDTYPCLPKMLFHLSANQYCVNISVNRKRRTIYLGRGKEAAVLQYHEYMARYVKDRKSLLKGPYMTFKKLVELYLENIKNRVTSTTRKGYASNLRVFCDFLSVHKITEISRIDIELIDRFRYYLLNEKELKIRKRNGVSKSTVNRYLTNIKSVLNWGLEYGKITYTNVKIHKIRKEPAKRPVPRFLCKEEIERILHYDQYISRYANKSAIRTTIPQLIGMVKFMIVTGRRIQEVLALKKVDIEIEQGYYVVTNDKTERTNPVQKIFHLNDAALEIIRPLYDVRKEGEYIFGDTYGKRLTTRAVGQRFKRLLSRLGIHGVAFKELRHTFASHMRMAGEPIENIRDHLGHTSVKTTEIYAHIGENHLKKSINNPKMNELVKYRASAPPAREKSPEQKACDSAGNTSDVLHYGH, encoded by the coding sequence ATGGCTGGTTTAAATTATCATAAAAAGGCAAAACAGTTTTACTTTGCGCCAATTGTGGAAGGCAAGAGGCTGACCGTTTACCTCGGCAAGGATGAGGAGCAGGCAAAGATTGCCTACCGGGAATATGTGTCAAAGATAAAAAGACACAAGAAAAAATTGAAGAAGAACAGTGCGAAGAAGACGGCGGAGGAGAAACTTTCTGGCATGATCAGTCAGCTGGAAAAACAGCACAGAAAGCCGAAGGATACATACCCCTGTTTACCAAAGATGCTTTTTCACCTGTCCGCCAATCAGTATTGTGTTAACATCAGCGTAAACAGGAAACGGCGAACCATTTATCTGGGGAGAGGTAAAGAGGCGGCAGTGCTTCAATATCATGAGTATATGGCCCGGTACGTCAAAGACAGAAAATCCCTCCTTAAGGGTCCGTATATGACCTTTAAAAAACTGGTTGAGCTGTACCTTGAAAACATTAAAAACCGTGTGACCAGTACCACCCGCAAGGGATACGCGTCAAATCTCCGGGTATTCTGTGATTTTTTGAGCGTGCATAAAATAACTGAAATCAGCAGGATAGACATTGAGCTGATTGACCGGTTCAGGTACTATCTGCTGAATGAGAAGGAACTGAAAATCCGCAAAAGAAATGGTGTATCAAAAAGCACGGTGAATCGCTATTTAACCAATATAAAGTCGGTGCTGAACTGGGGTCTGGAATATGGGAAGATTACCTACACGAACGTCAAGATACATAAGATCAGGAAGGAACCTGCAAAACGGCCTGTGCCGAGGTTTCTCTGCAAAGAGGAAATTGAAAGGATACTGCACTACGATCAATATATTTCCCGGTATGCTAATAAATCAGCCATAAGGACAACCATCCCACAGCTGATCGGGATGGTGAAGTTTATGATTGTTACCGGCAGGAGAATCCAGGAGGTGTTGGCCTTAAAGAAGGTGGACATAGAAATCGAGCAGGGGTATTATGTGGTTACCAACGATAAAACAGAGAGGACGAATCCTGTCCAGAAAATATTCCACCTGAATGACGCGGCATTGGAAATTATCAGGCCTCTGTACGACGTGCGAAAGGAAGGTGAGTATATCTTTGGTGATACGTATGGGAAGCGATTGACTACCCGTGCGGTGGGGCAGAGGTTTAAGCGATTGCTCTCCCGGCTGGGGATTCATGGTGTTGCCTTTAAGGAGCTTAGGCATACCTTTGCCTCACACATGCGTATGGCAGGAGAACCGATTGAGAATATCAGAGATCATCTGGGACATACGAGTGTAAAGACGACTGAAATTTACGCCCATATAGGGGAAAATCACCTGAAAAAGAGCATAAACAACCCGAAGATGAACGAGTTGGTAAAATACAGAGCAAGCGCTCCTCCGGCAAGAGAGAAATCCCCTGAGCAAAAAGCATGTGATAGTGCTGGGAATACTTCGGATGTGCTACACTACGGCCATTAA